TGAGGCTTGAATGGCAGAGATCTGAGTCTCTCTTCAATGTCTCCTCCCTTATCGTACTCAGCTACCAGTGACTGCTCCATTTCTCCCACAGAATTTATTAGGTAGTCAGCAAACTGTTCTGTATTTTCAGAGTAGTTCAGAGTCATGATCAAATCCAGACCATCCTTGGGAAAGACAAGCGTCTTTCCAAGGGCACAGCACATGTTCTGAATGAACGTCTTGATATCTTTTACAGTGCTAGTTGTATTTCTGATGTTTGAAATTGCCTTTGTGATTATCTTGACTATCTCTGAAAGATGTTTCTTCTCCAACTTCTCCAGAGTGTTGTCCTTTGAGAGTTTTTGGACAATTTGGTTAAACAGCCAGTGCTTCACAAACCTTTCATAATGTTTTATGTATTCTGTGTAATTATCATATTTTCCATCCAACAGGAGCTGTTCTAAAATGGTGAACTGGAAGCGCATCCGTGTGCTGTAATCCTCTGACCCTTCACCTGTCTTTATGTCATCAACCGCATCAGGACCAATCATTTTGGTCACATAGTCCTTTACAGCTGGCCGTAAGAGCTTTGAGAACTCCCCAGCTTTCTTAAAGCATTGGTCTACGTTATGATATAAGTCTATGAAGTCAGTAAGGTACTTGTTCTTAGACTGTTCCAGACATTTTCGGGGATCGTTGACTGCAATGAAATCATCATGTTTCTTCTGAAATGTTCTCGCTGCTCTGCCACAGATGTGCAGCTTCAGCTTAACCTCACATTCCTCACCAACTCTAAATGTCTTGTTTTGTTGCGATTTTTGATCAATTATTTCAAGCAGCTCTTTGATGTAAGTGGCATGGTAATCTGTTTTGCTTTTCACCTTCTGGTTTATAAACTCCTGACACTGTGTTATGATGTCACTACACAACTCTTGTAGTATCTTCCTGGGATCTCTATTCCAGGGCATCACAAAGTCTTTAGTCTTCTGCCACCAATCCCCTGGCTCTACAACAAATGGTCTCTCCCCACAATCAACTAAGTTGTGTACAAACAACATATTATTGACATAACCCGGCCTCGAAGATAAATGGTCTTGTAAAATTTTGAAGGCATCCTGAGCAACATCTCCTCTTGGTAGTCCTTTGAATGTGATCTCAGACAGAGTTTTCTTCCACATACTTTCAAACTCTTTTCTGAGGCCCTCATTAGATAGAACAGATTTGTTCTGTCTACAGGTTTTCAGCAAAGCCAGCACTTTTTGTTCTAGTGTTTTTGCTTGTGAACACTTGATGTCATCTAGTTTGGCCATTCCCTCTTTGATTTCAACAGCTCCATGTAGAGTGTTACTCACTGTGTTTTCTGTCGCTTCTCTCAGTTTTTTAGCACTGATCACAAAGCCTTCCCTGTATTTTTCCACCAGATTGACATGACCATCTTGCTTTTTAAAGTATTTTACTAGATTGTCTTGGATTTCCTTTTCTCCCTCTGCAAGCTTCTTGGATGCTTCTCTCATCAAGTTATTTAGCACATCTCTTACGGTGATCTGGGGATTAAGAACTGTCATGCCAATATTGGAGATTTTGGTTTCAGCACCAATCATCCAGTTGTACATCTCTTTCTGGAAGGCCCATTCCCAACCATTGTACTCAGAGCACAATTTGGAATATGCATCTGCAACCAAGCTGTTTTTGAAACTGAAGATGAAGTTCTCAAATTTAACAGACTCCCACAAGCTTTGTGTCCACTTCATGAAAAGTGTCAAATCATTTTTTGGACATTTTCTAAAATCTTTCATCAAGCTCTTTTTGAAGTCATACACAGCCTCACTGTAGCCTGCATTGACTGGAGCCATAGGTGGAGTCCCATTCCAGAGTCCTGGGATGTAGCAGCTGCTTGTGTCTGGATCATACTTCATAACGTCAGTGAACTTAGTGATATTCTCCTTCTTCTCCATTCTGGCTGCTGCCTGGGTCATTTCATTCAACTGTTCCAACAACTTATTTCTGTCCCTCATGTTGTTGTCATGAGCAGACATGTCTGACACATTCTGGTGCACAAAATGACATATCGGCTTCTTCCCCACTTCCTTCATCCTGATAAAAGCATGAACAACAATCTGTAGAATGTCTTTCATCTCTGTGGAGTTCTCCATGGCCATGTTGATAATTGTGACATCACTGAGTCCTATCACCAGTGTGGCCAGTTCATTGTCGTGTCTATAGCTATCATCTAGTTGAGCCAACTCTGGTGATTTCAACCCCTCTGTGTCAATGACCATGATGAAGTCACATTTCAGCTCCTCCTTGAGTTCTTTGTTGACTTTAATCAGTAGCATGAAGGCTCCTCTAGTGCATCTTCCACTGCTGACAGCAAACTGGACCCCAAACATGGTGTTGAGGAGAGTGGACTTCCCTGTGCTTTGGACCCCTAAAACTGTGACAACCCGGATCTTGCTGTTAGAGTCTACAAGAGTATGAAGATGAGTCAGAACAGCTGATATCCATTTTAGAGGGATATTTGATGCATCTCCATCCACAAGCTCAATGGGGAAACCATCCAACAGCATCTGAGCACACAATCCAGGGAGCTGCTCCATCTGTTTCCTTTGTAGGCTACTTTCAGGGAGGGAGCAGGCAGCTTCATATAACTGGCCCAACTCACGCAGGAAGTGTTCAAGTCCAAGGGAACAGTCAGATATATGCCTATCCAAATCTGCAATGCATTTTTTATCTTCAGATTCTTTATCCTGAAGTATTTTATACTTTTCTCGTAAACTAGACAGATTCTGCCGTGACAGATTGTCCAAAAATATCCTCATCCATTTGAGAAAATAGGATCGCTCCACTTCTGAACCTGACATGCTGATTATAAAATGTGTCATTGCCTCTGTCATATCAAAGCTTTGTTGCTTTTTTCTCAGTTCTATTTCCTTTATATTCAGAGAGCTCTTGTAGTGTTCAATGTCTTGACCACCTGCTTTTCTCAGTCTacacctctctttctccaactGGGAAATCTCTTTCCAGACTTGCCCTTGTAAGGGTAGTTGTTTGTCTTTGAATTGTACTGTGTCTTTTATGCTACTGGTGATTTCATGTGCCATCTTCCTGGCACTCTGACACTCATTACGGTCTTCATCAACCAGAATCCCACTCTGACGAGCAATACCATCCATTTTTTCAATTGTCAATTTGTTTTGGCATTTTTCAATTACAAGACCCACAGATGACTGCAGGGTTTTTATAAATGCTGCTTCGTTCCTCCCCTTCTTTTCTATTACATGTGTTACTTTGTCTCCTGTGAAGGTTTTTCTCTGAGAGTTAACAACCACAAATAACTCTGTGTTAATGTCTTTCAAAACCTCAGAATCAGCCTCTAATTCATCACTAAACACGTAAATTGCTGCTGATGTTTGACACAGAAAGGAAAACTGTGTTTTAAAGGACCTGATGTCTCCTCTCAGATTGGCAAAAGCCACAGGCTTGGTGAACCTGTCTATGTTTCTTTTCCCACATGGGAGGTACCAGCTGATTTCAACTAGACCATCTGAGATCTTCCGAGGTACATCACCACAGTCCATATCACCATGGACAAATGTGTCAGGATTACTTAGCAGTTTGTTCAACATATTAGACTTGGACAAGTTGCTTTCTCCTAGCCTAACAAAGGACACCATAGGAATATCAGAGACAACAACTCTCTCCTCTATGAAGGACTTTGTGTCTACTTGGGAAGAGAGTCTAAACTTCTTCACTATGTCCCTCAAGGCCCACAGCATCAAAGTGCTTTGTTCTGTGTCACAGTTGGGCAGCAGAAGAGGAACAGCAAACTGACACATGGACATTTTCTGGACCATCTCCTGCTGCAGGAAACCATCTGAACACAGAAACAGGGCTGTAATCAGGTCCAGTGGATTGATTGCATTACTGTTATCAGAGTCACTCTCAGAAATGTCACGTTTTAGTGTCACACTCCTAGCATTTACATTTGCCATCATTAATTTCTTAAGGAAGGCCCCTGGAAGTGACTGCATTGTGGTAAGAGGTTCATCTGATGTAGTTTCAGCATTTATCTCAAGGACAGTACTTAACATCAGCTTGTTTTCATAACGATCTTCTAGTCCAGTCTTTGACAACAGCTCCTTGAGACTGGGTTCTGTAAATAGAAAGGAAGATCATGAAAAAGAAAAGTCCCAGGGAATTCACAATCAaatatgccactctgacattccagtcaaaacaacagtttattaattacttttttcaaatccaatgtattttccacataGATTCCATGTCGTACGTTGACAAATTACATTCAAATATAGCTTATTCAACCAGTTTTAGCCCAGACAATACTTAAGTAGGGTACTTCCTTACTTGTGGTGACGGTTGTTGACACCAGTTGACTTTGCTTTCCATTTTCCAGCACAGTGCAGACAGTGACAGAGTACTGAGTACCACCTTGCAGGTCAGAGAGAGTGATGCTGGGTGAAGATGTGGTAGTGATGTGTGGTTCTGTCCCTGGACACTGGTAGGAGATCTGGTAATGGTGTTGGGTTTGGTCCAATCCTGGTGGCTGGCTCCAGCTAACAGCAGCTGATGTGGTGCCCACTGAGTCAACAGTCAGCTGGTCAGGAACAGGAAGTACTAAGGGGAAATACATTATTGTCAGTGTTACAGTTTAACTACAGAAATATATTACAGGAGTAAAAGTTTAATAGTAGCCAAAAAGTAGAAAAGGCCAGCTTGCAATTCCTTGTGATATAGACCAGAAATATGCTAAAAACAGAATTCACACAACATGGTCTATAATGTAGATATCCtgaatggtcagtccttgcatccatagctctgtctgcatttgagtggttacatttctccaggcccatccctcagctttttaccaaaactgAGGCGGGGTGctctgctttgttattgtttcaatgaaggattctagctttaaaggAGATGTAAgtactgcttggatagttccatctgaacAACTGGCTTAATCCCATCCTTTACCTTTAGTTTTTTGTTCAGTTCGAGATGTCCAGTTTATAGgatatttattgtattttaaaagagatgttgaattgtgtttggttgtcaacacaaTCACATAGCAACATTTGCATGTGATTCATCTTCTGCCTgaatagttccatctgtgccactgtctggctttaattccagtttgtctgcAAATTAATAATTGCCATGTGGGATTCACGTctacatctcaaccaaaaatctaagttaaagaacatgactaaatcaaactttaaatgcaactgaaataggctcagtcactttggtttttcttttttccttgttttggaagagaagagaacgtgAGCCGGGTGcaccattctccttgcggagatggtgctaaatacatcaacacggtcggtccctgggattgggctggccaacacgattcggtttgcttggaaggaaaaggagttggagcctttaggacgggaaacttttggaaggataatattgatggggattctaaagctgacggtgaaggacgtgttttgtttccaaggaaactcgttggagggagcatacgacgtagcactatatacagaggagaaacacaatgatatcctgagaagggcaagagcagtgggaggtgagaggccgatgagccactatgaaataacaagcctggcgaagaacaactttagggttgtaactgtcaacatttacaacccatacgtaaaggacgaagaggtgagggcctttctggggagatacatggataacgtctcctcagcaaggcacctcaaagactcccttgggttttggaatgggaggagaggcttccaggcacTCCTCAGGGAGGACCcaaagggacatggtggctacctccatcctcctgctatgttctccctaggggctgacagggggacgttgttttatgcacgtcagcccccattttgcaggcgCTGTATGGCCTACGGCCACATATTCGCTTCGTGCAgcacaagaaaatgcagattttgtggatctgaggaacacgaggcgagggattgtgacaagcctaaggcTCGTCACAATCTCGTCAGCACGTCAGCACACcggtggctcgtcagcacacctgtggcgggGGTGCCCGgctcgtcagaggtcatatgcatctgcggctggggggggagcaggagcgggggatggggaaggaagaggggaaggaagcacacctcatgaccagagtacaggtccagaggggaaggccgcaaggaaggaggaggagcaagaagcggcggatggaagagacaaggaaacggaaggcacgggagtaggagaaacAGGAAAAGTGGCGGAAGAAGGCAAGCGAGtagaggagcatgagagagaagaaagcgagggaggagtgttGGAGAAGGATATGGTGGAAGAGCAAGTGGACTGGGGGGAAAGTgccctggtggaagagatgaggggtatggtggaggagctggggggggtggtatctctccactgccgccatcaccaaagaagagaatgaagaggagggtgcgattggccgacagtgagagggaggggatggccaagagagtgatgggggtgggagaaacctctgggttgctgctggtttccccaggccctcaacttctgttgggtggggacacacctaacaagactcaggactgggtacaggaggaggtggggagtttttttgtttggggactcagcctccccaatttttttccaatccagctgcagcactggggagggggaggattgtgggggtagacccagggtgcagggcaccccggaacaaaacactattcctgcattctgggttggtgagatggaggaagagggggggatgtcgggagtacggatggtgttctcaccggtagatatggagcaggggagcatcaggtgagtctcctgtttttgttttttctgtctgggtttagaatgaGTGcattacatgtttttattttattatttcatggggtctaattttacttttgttagtttaaatgtaaggggtttaagggattttgttaagaggagggcggtttttagttattcgtgcttttacacctgcattgtttgctgtttggggttttaggctgggtttctgtacagcactttgagatatcagctgatgtacgaagggctatataaataaatttgatttgatttgatttggagggtgtggggtttgattttagttttttacaggaggttcacctgagggatggaggggatgttagtaggtttaagagggagtgggacaagggggagtcggtttggggtattgggggtgcactcatcgggggtagggattttgtgtgggcacagggaggtaaaagtggaggattcttttgtggtaatgcaggggagggttataggggtggatgtcacgataagggattgtacatttagattagtggtggtgtatgggccacaggtggtggcagacaggagggagatggtggactgtctgacgcccctgtgtgtcacaaataggaaataaGTGAtaggggggattttaatacagatttaggaatagGGAGGGATAGCAGTGCAGGCGCCATTGCTGGGCTAATGgtttgccatggtctggtagatggtggtctgcacactactccgaaaatggccggtcctacatggcgcaactccaggggggttgagcggaggctcgactatatttttgtacccaggtctttgggtaagttgtctgggcggctgttgcctgttttcttttcggatcacgacggggtgctcctgcaggtggggtcgccagtctgcctctttggtagggggtactggaagttagatcgggatgtgctggaggagcaggcttttgttgacgggttttatggtttcttttggaggcttgaaggcctccggtccatgtgcgagggggtgttagagtggtgggaattagttaaggtgaggattagggcttttataatagggtattgcaagaagaaaaaaagggaggagagcagggaggtggatcgtatccaaaggttaattgaactcgaatacgaggcaggcaacctcggcgggtttttgactgggagagatccgcaaccctaaaggagcagctcagggagttgcaggagcggaaggctcgagctttcctggagcgtgcgcatagtggctttctagaacataatgagacttgttctgctatgttctttaagtcagttagggccagacagagtaggaaggtaatgcatggcgttagggaagaaaatggtaatattgttagagaaccagaggatatggtcagggtgacaactgatcatttccaaggtttatttaaggaaagggaaatagatgtagagcagggaaatgtgtttttagaacacttgtccaggcggttgccggaggacattagagaagtgatggaggcccagatctcactagaagaggttgagagcgctcttaggaggatgggaaaagggaaggtgcctgggatggatgggctgccggctgagttttatctcaagttttggggtatacttggaccagtggtcctcgaagtcttgaaggccatccttgagacgggggtcccgggggatcaatggctgttggcgggctgtcacttttatataagaagggggaagtaacagaccttggcaactggcggccgttgaccatgctgtgtgtagattacaagctacttgcaaaggttttagcagaccggttgcgcacagcccttccctacgtcgtccatgaggatcagacgtgcggggtggagggccgctctattagatggaacctacagttaatcagggactccatcgcttgggttgaagatagaggactgcctttaatggtagcagcgctagatcaggcgaaagcctttgatcgcgtgaatagatcctttttattcagagtgttaggtcgattaggatttggggagaagttcataggatggattcgtacattatatgtcggagcgggatgccgagttagtgtaaatagtcacttgggtgacgtttttgatctctcgtctggggtcaggcaggggtgcccactctcggctctcctcttcgttctgtacatggagcctctgggggctgccattagggcagacacaggggtggaaggcttgttgatccctggaagtggtgggctgcgtgttaagatgacgcagtacgccgacgacacttccttgctgttgtgcaaggactcgtgcctgacaaggtcccttgccatctttggggatttcacccgagcgtcgggagcagttctgaaccatgcaaagtcttccgtcaagtttttcggaagatggcgcggtagaacggatctGCCTGGGGGgttctctctgtgagggggccctgaggattctcggggtccattttgagacctccggctcagcgacgctaaactggaacatgtgtatcgcagtggtacagaggaagctagtaatgtggaaggctaggtatttgtcttttatgggcaaagtcctagtcctaaaggtggatgtgttgccgtctcttttgtatttggcgtacatctacccattgccggcttgtctgaggaggcctctagtgaggcttgtgtttcagttcatgtggagtggcaggtgtgagtgggtcgccagggcacgcatgatctgtcccatcggggagggaggtagggggggtaccacatttccccctcaagctggacacaatttttgtttctttcttgttaacagagcttgctcatccagtgatacacccgtccggttacctcctgcgggtgttcttctcgtatcaggcgagaagcgtaatggtgtggcctaacacgggtcctcgggcggaacagctgccgtggcactttggtcatgcggccaagtggctgcgtgcgcaccctgaggttgaagtttcccgagtaggtttagaccacaggcacctgtacgaggaggtcagaaaggcagggagtccggcgcctgtagtgggcatctcggaagtggtctgggagggagtgcaggcgcggggtctggacaacaggctcaaggacctgaattggttgagcctccataagtgcttgccggtacgttccatcatgtaccggtatagtttggtgcaatcccccacctgtccaagatcctcttgtggcagggaggagactgtacgccatgtcttttgggactgtgcctttgccggagtagtatgggctagggcacgggtgttgttaggtttggtaaggggggattttgtattgacgtgggccaggttagagagaggtgtagggagagcgagaaggacggatagggacaggtttctgctctggcttctcatgagtctctttaaacgggggctgtgggaagccaggcagaacatggtgaagacagggagagattggggggtggaagggattgtgaggagggtggaaggagatttgagggggaggatgaagagggaggagaggaagtgggggcagcatgctgctcgggagaggtggaaggggggtttagggctgggtgtcatttagatttgtaaggggatagattagggacggggagatagggaaaggtattTTGTAGTgtgacggggagggaagatgctcccctgaggttttgtttggggtTTATGTTTAGTTAAATTAGTTtaattaaaataccattatttgagtatgtatgaaaattatgagttgcaaagaatgaatggtattgaagataataaattattttttataaaaaaataagaTAACCTATACAGCctttcacattccgtttgttgtttttgtattgttcgtgtttttcttcattaaagatgtatcgaactaaccacgctgcattttggtccggctttccttcgacggaagaaaaccgtaacagaatcacccaccacaccaggaccaagcagcgtggtgacaggcagcgacagcagaagcagcgaaaggaggaatggacatgggaagacgttttggatggcaagggttgttacacttgggaggagatactggctggaagagatcgcctcccatgggaacaggtggaggcacctaggagagcagaggcagccggagagaggagccgacgatacgagggaacacggttggcaaggaagcccgaaagtcagccccaaaaatgtattgggggggggcagggagagtgtggcagagtcagggttcagacctgagccaactccccctgtttattgTGAGGAGCAGCGATCACAGGACGGAAAAGGACCATGGGCACAGCCTGGTGAATATcgacgccccaaagaagaactggaggcggtgaaagcggagaggcgctggtgtgaagaggcagcacggcgacgcggatggaagcccgagagtcagccccaaaaatgtattgggcggaggctcacagggagtatggctacgccaggtaggagacctgcgcaaacttcctgtgcttacctgGGGGCTAAAGAGAccaggcaggcaccgtgttatgctatggagtgcacggtgtctccagtgcgggtgcatagcccggtgcagctcttcgtattggccgggctagagtgggcatcgagccaggtaaggttgggcaggctcagtgttcaagagctccagtgtgcctgcacggtccggtctatccagtgccacctccacacaccagtcctccggtggcagctccccgcaccaggcttcctgtgcgtgtcttCGGCCCAGTACCaacagtgccagcaccacgcaccaggccttcagtgcgcctcgcctgtctagcgctatcagagccttcctcctctccagcgctgccggagtctcccgcctgttcagcgctgccagagccttcctcctctacagcgctgctagagtctcctgcctgttcagcgcagccagagccttcctcctctacagcgctgccggagcctcccgcctgttcagcgcagccagagccttcctcctctccagcgctgccggagtctcccgcctgttcagcgctgccagagccttcctcctctacagcgctgctagagtctcctgcctgttcagcgcagccagagccttcctcctctacagcgctgccggagtctcccgcctgtttagcgcagccagagccttcctcctctcctgtgctgccggagtctcccgcctgttcagcgctgccagagccttcctcctctacagcgctgctagagtctcctgcctgttcagcgcagccagagctgccagcctgcatggagcagcctgagctgtcagtctgcatggagcagccagaactGCCAGTTTCCATGgaacagccagagctgccagtctgcatggagcagccagtctgcatggagcagccagtctgcatggagcagccagagctgccagtctgcatggagctgccagagcagctagatccgccagtcagccaggatccgccagtcagccaggatcccccagtcagccaggatcccccagtcagccaggatccgccagtcagccatgatcttccagatccgccagtcaaccagactcttccagatccgccagccagccaggatctgccggagccaactacctgcccgagctgcccctcagtgccgagctgcccctcagtgccgagctgcccctcagtgccgagctgcccctcagtgccgagctgcccctcagtgccgagctgcccctcagacccgagctgcccctcagacccgagctgcccctcagtccagtggggttctgggtgaggactactaggccatggtcggcagcgagggtggactatcctaggacgcgagggggaggaactaagacattgatggagtggggtccacgtcccgagccggagccgccaccatggacagacgcccacccggaccctccctattgttttgatgtgcgtccgggagtc
The genomic region above belongs to Oncorhynchus nerka isolate Pitt River linkage group LG18, Oner_Uvic_2.0, whole genome shotgun sequence and contains:
- the LOC115119794 gene encoding interferon-induced very large GTPase 1-like; the protein is MIPAPDQLTVDSVDTTSAAVSWSQPPGFDQTQHHYQISYHCSGTEPHITTTNLPSITLPDLQCGTQYSVTVCTVLENGKQSPLMSHTLITVIPAPDQLTVNSVDTTSAAVSWSQPPGLDQTQHHYQISYHCPGTEPHITTTSSPSITLSDLQGGTQYSVTVCTVLENGKQSELESTTLTTILPAPDQLTVDSVDTTSAAVSWNQPPGLDQTQHHYQISYHCPGTEPHITTTSSHSFTLSDLQCGTQYSVTVCTVLDNEKQSQLVSTTFTTIIPAPDQLTVNSVDTTSASVSWNQPLGLDQTQHYQISHHCPGTEPHITTTTSHSFTPCDLQCDTQYSVTVCTVLENGKKSQLVSTTLTTVLPAPDQLTVDSVDTTLAAVSWNQPPGLDQTQHHYQISYHCPGTEPHITTTSSHSITLSDLQGGTQYSVTVCTVLENGKRSQLVSTTLTTVIPAPDQLTVDSVDTTSAGVSWSHPPGLDQTQHHYKMFYHSPGTEPHITTTSSPSITLSDLQGGTQYSVTVCTVLENGKQSQLVSTTLTTVLPSPDQLTVDSVDTTSAAVSWSQPPGLDQTQHHYQISYHCLGTEPHITTTSSHSITLSDLQGGPQYSVTVCTVLENGKQSELVSKTLTTVIPAPDQLTVDSVDTTSAAVSWRQPPGLDQTQHHYLISYNCPGTEPQISTTSSHSITLSDLQGGTQYSVTVCTVLENGKKSKLVSTTLTTNSTRSMFRIKWPFSITGRKSVLPAPDQLTVDLVDTTSAAVSWIQPPGLDQSQHHYQISYQCPGTEPHITTTSSHSFTLSDLQGGTQYSVTVCTVLENGKQSQLVSTTLTTILPAPDQLTVNSVDTTSAAVSWSQPPGLDQTQHHYQISYHCPGTEPHITTTSSHSITLSDLQGGTQYSVTVCTVLENGKQSELVSRTLTTVLPVPDQLTVDWVSITSAAVSWNQPPGLDQTQHHYQISYRCPGTEPHITTTSSHSITLSDLQRDTEYSVTVCTMLENGKQSQLVSTTLTTVLPAPDQLTVDWVSITSAAVSWNQPPGLDQTQHHYQISYQCPGTEPHITTTSSHSITLSDLQRDTEYSVTVCTMLENGKQSQLVSTTFTTVLPAPDQLTVDSVDTTSAAVSWNPPPGLDQSQHHYQISYHCPGTEPHITTTSSHSITLSDLQGGTQYSVTVCTVLENGKKSQLVSTTLTTVLPAPDQLTVDSVDTTSAAVSWNQPPGLDQTQQHYQISYHCPGTEPYITTTSSHSITLSDLQGGTQYSVTVCTVLENGKQSQPVSTTFTTILPVPDQLTVDSVGTTSAAVSWSQPPGLDQTQHHYQISYQCPGTEPHITTTSSPSITLSDLQGGTQYSVTVCTVLENGKQSQLVSTTVTTKPSLKELLSKTGLEDRYENKLMLSTVLEINAETTSDEPLTTMQSLPGAFLKKLMMANVNARSVTLKRDISESDSDNSNAINPLDLITALFLCSDGFLQQEMVQKMSMCQFAVPLLLPNCDTEQSTLMLWALRDIVKKFRLSSQVDTKSFIEERVVVSDIPMVSFVRLGESNLSKSNMLNKLLSNPDTFVHGDMDCGDVPRKISDGLVEISWYLPCGKRNIDRFTKPVAFANLRGDIRSFKTQFSFLCQTSAAIYVFSDELEADSEVLKDINTELFVVVNSQRKTFTGDKVTHVIEKKGRNEAAFIKTLQSSVGLVIEKCQNKLTIEKMDGIARQSGILVDEDRNECQSARKMAHEITSSIKDTVQFKDKQLPLQGQVWKEISQLEKERCRLRKAGGQDIEHYKSSLNIKEIELRKKQQSFDMTEAMTHFIISMSGSEVERSYFLKWMRIFLDNLSRQNLSSLREKYKILQDKESEDKKCIADLDRHISDCSLGLEHFLRELGQLYEAACSLPESSLQRKQMEQLPGLCAQMLLDGFPIELVDGDASNIPLKWISAVLTHLHTLVDSNSKIRVVTVLGVQSTGKSTLLNTMFGVQFAVSSGRCTRGAFMLLIKVNKELKEELKCDFIMVIDTEGLKSPELAQLDDSYRHDNELATLVIGLSDVTIINMAMENSTEMKDILQIVVHAFIRMKEVGKKPICHFVHQNVSDMSAHDNNMRDRNKLLEQLNEMTQAAARMEKKENITKFTDVMKYDPDTSSCYIPGLWNGTPPMAPVNAGYSEAVYDFKKSLMKDFRKCPKNDLTLFMKWTQSLWESVKFENFIFSFKNSLVADAYSKLCSEYNGWEWAFQKEMYNWMIGAETKISNIGMTVLNPQITVRDVLNNLMREASKKLAEGEKEIQDNLVKYFKKQDGHVNLVEKYREGFVISAKKLREATENTVSNTLHGAVEIKEGMAKLDDIKCSQAKTLEQKVLALLKTCRQNKSVLSNEGLRKEFESMWKKTLSEITFKGLPRGDVAQDAFKILQDHLSSRPGYVNNMLFVHNLVDCGERPFVVEPGDWWQKTKDFVMPWNRDPRKILQELCSDIITQCQEFINQKVKSKTDYHATYIKELLEIIDQKSQQNKTFRVGEECEVKLKLHICGRAARTFQKKHDDFIAVNDPRKCLEQSKNKYLTDFIDLYHNVDQCFKKAGEFSKLLRPAVKDYVTKMIGPDAVDDIKTGEGSEDYSTRMRFQFTILEQLLLDGKYDNYTEYIKHYERFVKHWLFNQIVQKLSKDNTLEKLEKKHLSEIVKIITKAISNIRNTTSTVKDIKTFIQNMCCALGKTLVFPKDGLDLIMTLNYSENTEQFADYLINSVGEMEQSLVAEYDKGGDIEERLRSLPFKPQDKMFTSLFGCGEVCPFCGAPCEAGGKEHTKHFTSIHRPQGVSGCRNTDTKVLVTDICSSDVISENKFRTSLTEGKFHPYKDYQTYYPDWIIAGDSSIEASDYWKYVMATFNETIAKDTDALPADLPGDWKSLTPDDAMKSLKGSFNMKD